A stretch of the Dioscorea cayenensis subsp. rotundata cultivar TDr96_F1 chromosome 4, TDr96_F1_v2_PseudoChromosome.rev07_lg8_w22 25.fasta, whole genome shotgun sequence genome encodes the following:
- the LOC120258353 gene encoding benzyl alcohol O-benzoyltransferase-like, protein MAPSSLVFTVQRKMPVLVTPAKPTPHEFKYLSDIDDQECLRFQIPLIHFYRNEPCMSGIDPAKVIREALARALVFYYPFAGRLREESGRKLVVECTGEGLLFSEADANVRLQDFGDNLQPPFPCMEELLFDVEGSAGVLNCPLLLIQEWHCGACLLAKRCNG, encoded by the exons ATGGCACCATCCTCTCTGGTTTTCACAGTGCAGAGGAAGATGCCGGTTCTAGTAACACCGGCAAAGCCTACACCACACGAGTTCAAGTATCTCTCAGACATCGATGACCAGGAGTGCCTGAGGTTCCAGATCCCTCTAATCCACTTCTACAGAAACGAGCCATGTATGAGTGGCATTGATCCTGCAAAGGTGATAAGAGAGGCCTTGGCCAGAGCTCTGGTGTTCTACTATCCCTTTGCCGGCCGTCTTCGGGAAGAGTCTGGAAGAAAGCTTGTTGTGGAGTGCACTGGTGAAGGGTTGTTGTTCAGTGAAGCTGATGCAAATGTCCGCCTGCAGGATTTCGGTGACAACCTGCAGCCACCGTTCCCATGCATGGAGGAGCTCCTCTTCGACGTTGAGGGTTCTGCTGGTGTTCTTAACTGTCCATTGCTCTTGATTCAG GAATGGCATTGTGGTGCCTGTTTGCTTGCCAAGCGCTGCAATGGATAG
- the LOC120257958 gene encoding benzyl alcohol O-benzoyltransferase-like: MATSSLVFTVKRQEPVLVGPAKPTPHEFKCLSDIDDQEGLRFLIPVIQFYRKDPSMGGKDPVKVIREALGKALVFYYPFAGRLKEEIGRKLVVECNGEGVLFIEADADVSLEDFGDGLQPPFPCLEELVFDVQGSGGVLHSPLLLIQVTRLKCGGFVFGTRLNHTMSDAQGLVQFLNAVAELARGATTPSIIPVWSRELLNARTPPRPAFAHHEYDDVPDTNGTIIPLDDMVHRSFFFGPREIRALRARMPHHLRTSSTFEILTACLWRSRTIALKPDPEEEVRIICIVNARGKDGKKLPEGYYGNAFSFPVAVASVKRLCGNPVGYALELVKKAKGEVNGEYLQSVADLMVLRGRPHFTVVRSYLVSDVTRAGFGDVDFGWGKAVYGGPAKGGVGAIPGVASFYIPFRNGKGEDGIVVPVCLPGDAMERFVKEIEGLVSGDDGLLGEQQQQPPVQILSAL; the protein is encoded by the exons ATGGCAACATCTTCTCTTGTTTTCACAGTGAAGAGGCAAGAGCCGGTGCTGGTTGGGCCGGCCAAGCCAACCCCACATGAGTTCAAATGTCTCTCTGACATTGACGATCAAGAGGGACTAAGGTTTCTAATCCCTGTGATTCAGTTCTACAGAAAGGATCCATCAATGGGTGGTAAGGACCCAGTGAAGGTTATAAGGGAAGCTCTGGGGAAAGCTTTGGTGTTTTATTATCCTTTTGCTGGGAGGTTAAAGGAGGAGATTGGGAGGAAGCTTGTTGTGGAGTGTAATGGAGAAGGGGTGCTGTTTATTGAGGCTGATGCTGATGTTAGCCTTGAGGATTTTGGTGATGGTTTGCAGCCACCTTTCCCTTGTTTGGAGGAGCTTGTCTTTGATGTTCAGGGCTCTGGAGGTGTTCTTCACTCTCCTCTGCTCTTGATTCAG GTGACACGACTCAAGTGCGGAGGCTTCGTCTTTGGAACAAGACTCAACCACACCATGTCGGACGCGCAAGGCCTGGTCCAGTTCTTGAACGCGGTGGCCGAGCTAGCGCGTGGCGCGACTACACCATCCATCATCCCGGTCTGGTCACGAGAACTTCTCAACGCGCGCACACCACCACGCCCGGCCTTCGCGCACCACGAGTACGATGACGTGCCAGACACCAATGGCACCATCATCCCACTCGACGACATGGTTCACCGGTCTTTCTTCTTCGGTCCGAGAGAGATCAGAGCGCTGCGCGCGCGCATGCCGCACCACCTCCGAACAAGCTCCACGTTCGAGATACTGACAGCGTGTTTATGGAGAAGCCGAACCATAGCACTGAAACCAGACCCAGAAGAAGAGGTGCGGATCATTTGTATAGTGAATGCACGTGGGAAGGATGGGAAAAAGTTACCAGAAGGGTATTATGGGAATGCGTTCTCGTTTCCGGTTGCGGTGGCGAGTGTGAAGAGGTTGTGTGGGAACCCAGTGGGGTATGCGTTGGAGTTAGTGAAGAAGGCGAAAGGGGAAGTGAATGGTGAGTATTTGCAGTCAGTGGCGGACTTGATGGTGTTAAGAGGGAGACCACACTTTACGGTGGTGAGGTCGTACTTGGTGTCGGACGTGACCAGGGCTGGGTTTGGGGATGTGGACTTTGGGTGGGGTAAGGCAGTGTATGGAGGACCGGCGAAGGGTGGGGTTGGGGCTATACCTGGGGTGGCTAGCTTTTATATACCATTTAGGAATGGGAAAGGGGAGGATGGGATAGTGGTGCCTGTTTGTTTGCCTGGTGATGCCATGGAGAGGTTTGTGAAGGAGATTGAGGGCTTGGTTAGTGGGGATGACGGTCTGCTTGgggagcagcagcagcagccacCTGTTCAGATCTTGTCAGCTCTCTAA